A section of the Rhipicephalus sanguineus isolate Rsan-2018 chromosome 11, BIME_Rsan_1.4, whole genome shotgun sequence genome encodes:
- the LOC119375402 gene encoding uncharacterized protein LOC119375402 gives MSDEEGTSSSSTTNASELKLPHFWPKNPRVWFSQVEARFQLRRITSQASKYLHVVAALPPDIADAIDDVLASPSSEKAYDELKSTVLKRLEVSEQSRLQQLLSHEELGDKRPSQLLHRMRQLLGQQASEVRQQPLLRELFLQRLPQSTRMILAGSDDVALERLAQLADRITDCTEPSKMPIAAAGMSEHASRLGRLEDVDRLAAAVENLALSNKHRPARHRSSFRDRSPQHRGHSSEAEQSVCWYHRRFREQATRCTQPCSWTGNAPASR, from the coding sequence aTGTCAGATGAGGAAGGCACTTCAAGCTCATCCACAACCAACGCCTCGGAGTTAAAGCTTCCTCATTTCTGGCCCAAAAACCCCAGGGTGTGGTTCAGCCAAGTCGAGGCCCGCTTCCAGCTTCGACGCATCACATCGCAGGCGTCGAAATACCTCCACGTCGTTGCAGCACTGCCACCTGACATCGCTGACGCCATAGACGATGTGCTCGCCTCCCCTTCATCGGAGAAGGCCTACGACGAACTAAAAAGCACCGTCCTGAAACGTCTTGAGGTGTCCGAACAGAGCAGGCTGCAACAACTGCTGTCTCATGAAGAGCTCGGTGACAAGCGTCCCTCGCAACTTCTCCACCGAATGCGTCAGCTGCTGGGCCAACAAGCGTCAGAGGTGCGTCAACAGCCATTGCTTCGCGAGTTGTTTTTGCAGAGACTGCCACAGTCAACACGGATGATACTCGCTGGCTCGGACGACGTGGCTCTCGAGCGTCTGGCTCAACTCGCCGACCGCATCACCGACTGCACCGAGCCATCAAAAATGCCTATTGCTGCAGCGGGAATGTCCGAACATGCAAGCCGGTTAGGTCGCTTAGAGGACGTTGACCGACTGGCTGCAGCAGTGGAAAACCTCGCCCTGTCTAACAAACACCGTCCTGCACGGCATCGTTCGTCGTTCCGTGATCGAAGCCCGCAGCACCGCGGCCACTCAAGCGAGGCAGAGCagagcgtctgctggtaccaccgccgtttcAGAGAGCAAGCCACTCGCTGCACCCAGCCATGCTCGTGGACGGGAAACGCACCGGCCAGTCGCTAA